One region of Cobetia sp. cqz5-12 genomic DNA includes:
- the xseA gene encoding exodeoxyribonuclease VII large subunit, which yields MFETSSAANAISVTQLNREAKGLLERGLGELWIEGEISGFSQPRSGHCYFTLKDDNAQVRCALFKSRAQFLREKPKDGDRVRVRAKVSLFEARGDYQLIVEVLQQAGLGEWLARLARLKEQLAAEGVFANQRALPHPPRHLGVITSATGAALQDVIAVTRKRWPQAHLSVLPVAVQGPQAVPQLIRAVAMANRDSDCDALLITRGGGSLEDLWAFNDQHLARAIFHSRLPVVAAIGHETDTTLAELAADLRAPTPSAAAEALYPDQRAQVQQLSALKQRLWRAQRARLDQAAQRLDHARSRLRHPARELETQRQRARELERRLHAAVRMRMTREQQKADQLTRRLQQASPARDIQRHRQQLAMLTPRLNNALPRRLAADRERLEGAMRALNAVSPLNVLNRGYAIVERVGSSQTPAPGDSKVIRAAHQTQPGEMLSIRLGEGRLAVEVKRRYKPRP from the coding sequence GTGTTCGAAACCTCGTCTGCCGCCAACGCCATCAGCGTGACCCAGCTCAACCGCGAGGCCAAGGGCCTGCTGGAGCGAGGCCTGGGGGAGCTGTGGATCGAGGGGGAAATCTCGGGTTTCTCGCAGCCACGCTCCGGCCACTGCTACTTCACGCTCAAGGATGACAACGCCCAGGTGCGCTGTGCGCTGTTCAAGAGCCGTGCCCAGTTTCTGCGCGAGAAGCCCAAGGACGGAGATCGGGTGCGGGTGCGCGCCAAGGTGTCACTGTTCGAGGCGCGCGGCGACTATCAGTTGATCGTCGAGGTATTGCAGCAGGCGGGGCTGGGGGAGTGGCTGGCGCGACTGGCGCGCCTCAAGGAGCAACTGGCGGCCGAGGGCGTGTTCGCCAATCAGCGCGCCCTGCCCCATCCGCCGCGCCATCTGGGCGTGATCACCTCCGCCACCGGTGCGGCGCTGCAGGACGTGATCGCGGTGACGCGCAAGCGCTGGCCCCAGGCGCATCTGAGCGTGTTGCCGGTCGCCGTGCAGGGGCCGCAGGCGGTGCCACAGCTGATTCGCGCCGTGGCGATGGCCAACCGCGACAGCGACTGTGATGCACTGCTGATCACGCGTGGCGGCGGCAGTCTGGAAGACCTGTGGGCCTTCAATGACCAGCATCTGGCGCGCGCCATCTTCCACTCGCGCCTGCCGGTGGTGGCGGCCATCGGCCACGAGACCGATACCACCCTGGCGGAGCTGGCCGCCGACCTGCGTGCGCCGACGCCCTCCGCCGCAGCCGAGGCGCTGTACCCGGACCAACGCGCCCAGGTGCAGCAGCTGAGTGCCCTCAAGCAGCGTCTATGGCGTGCGCAGCGTGCCCGCCTCGACCAGGCGGCGCAGCGTCTGGATCATGCCCGCTCGCGCCTGCGCCATCCGGCCCGTGAGCTGGAAACCCAGCGCCAGCGGGCCCGCGAGCTGGAACGCCGCCTGCACGCCGCAGTGCGCATGCGCATGACCCGTGAGCAGCAGAAGGCCGACCAGTTGACCCGCCGTCTACAGCAGGCCAGCCCCGCGCGCGACATCCAGCGCCATCGTCAGCAACTGGCGATGCTGACCCCGCGCCTCAACAACGCCCTGCCACGTCGCCTGGCCGCTGACCGTGAGCGCCTGGAAGGCGCTATGCGCGCACTGAATGCGGTCAGTCCGCTCAATGTGCTCAACCGTGGCTACGCCATCGTCGAACGCGTCGGCAGCAGCCAGACGCCGGCACCCGGCGACAGCAAGGTGATTCGCGCTGCCCACCAGACCCAGCCCGGCGAGATGCTCTCCATTCGCCTCGGCGAAGGCCGCCTGGCCGTCGAGGTCAAACGCCGCTACAAGCCGCGCCCCTGA
- a CDS encoding DUF3500 domain-containing protein, which produces MSRRLAVTGGAALAALLSFPVLAQQGHDGPPPDHDGPPPMSAEDQALSEALRARMGDTSTQMQSVPIPESAAECGDTPGYERMLCLIDLLKADISDDAILQNLQHDYSLAEAENWSNLPAGAFPKRPGVLLGELSIKQRGLVKAIMLEATGHAPDEGFDEMIQTLNADDYINTVSTDYKAGYSSYNTKFAFLGTPGESGTWELYYGGHHMAFANTYTDGKLAGATPSFRGVEPFPYFEMNGRVNEPLTQERDAFATLLSSLSDDQKAKATLEGTYRDILAGPQADDAIPDSYEGIPVSELDDDQQALLLTAIETYVDDISAPEAKAYMAKYTAELSDTYLGFSGTPQVSAENDYVRIHGPSLWIEFSLQSNKSTDKVGNHPHSVWRDRTDDYGGQTE; this is translated from the coding sequence ATGTCCCGACGTCTCGCAGTGACCGGAGGAGCCGCGCTGGCCGCGCTCCTGTCCTTCCCCGTCCTCGCACAACAAGGGCACGACGGGCCGCCGCCCGATCACGATGGCCCGCCGCCGATGTCAGCGGAAGACCAGGCCCTGAGCGAGGCGCTGCGCGCGCGCATGGGCGATACCAGCACCCAGATGCAGAGCGTACCGATCCCCGAGAGCGCCGCCGAGTGCGGCGACACGCCCGGCTACGAGCGCATGCTGTGCCTGATTGATCTGCTCAAGGCCGACATCTCCGACGATGCCATCCTGCAGAACCTGCAGCATGACTATTCCCTCGCAGAGGCCGAGAACTGGAGCAACCTGCCAGCCGGTGCCTTCCCGAAACGCCCCGGCGTGCTGCTGGGCGAGCTGAGCATCAAGCAGCGCGGCCTCGTCAAAGCCATCATGCTGGAAGCCACCGGCCATGCGCCGGATGAAGGCTTCGACGAGATGATTCAGACGCTCAACGCCGACGACTACATCAACACCGTCAGCACCGACTACAAGGCCGGTTACTCCTCCTACAACACCAAGTTCGCCTTCCTCGGCACACCGGGTGAGAGCGGCACCTGGGAGCTTTACTACGGCGGCCACCATATGGCCTTCGCCAACACCTACACCGACGGCAAGCTGGCCGGGGCCACGCCCTCCTTCCGTGGCGTGGAACCCTTTCCGTATTTCGAGATGAACGGGCGCGTGAACGAGCCGCTGACTCAGGAACGCGATGCCTTCGCCACCCTGTTGAGCTCGCTCTCCGATGATCAGAAGGCTAAGGCGACGCTGGAAGGCACCTACCGTGACATCCTCGCTGGCCCCCAGGCCGACGATGCCATCCCCGATAGCTATGAAGGCATTCCCGTCTCCGAGCTGGATGACGACCAGCAAGCGCTGCTGCTCACCGCCATCGAGACCTACGTGGACGACATCTCCGCGCCGGAGGCCAAGGCCTACATGGCGAAGTACACCGCAGAGCTTTCGGACACCTACCTCGGCTTCTCCGGCACGCCGCAGGTCAGCGCCGAGAACGATTACGTGCGTATCCACGGCCCCTCGCTGTGGATCGAATTCTCGTTGCAGTCGAACAAGTCCACCGACAAGGTCGGCAACCACCCGCACTCGGTATGGCGGGATCGCACCGACGACTACGGCGGCCAGACCGAATGA
- a CDS encoding P-loop NTPase, producing the protein MEIQSEAIFKHCLINGINLFLGSGFSVLASGTFIDTARTMPVGDGLKKELLQYFERDKNSKLSLPQLCSVLDSVSKDKLVGFLKRRFSVVDYNEEYNALLRVNVKSIFTTNIDDLVYKIYGNSLDHYLNDISVRGPSIGDGSSIDYIPLHGSVKYNNDDFDFSPLELATSFERDKDKWYGYIDRIKKVPTLYWGYSVSDAGVLQSLAKDTTGGQDRALSWIVLREDDEESREYYSSLGFQIIVGETDKLLKYFKQIKKPRNKSKSPMLAASSFKEYCIPDKAQLPVRTLDEFYLGAEPVWYDVMYGFLHKNEYYHKIKNDLAAGNNIIITGGSLAGKTTLLKLLSIDTFDFGWPFFIEEITPEKARLLKRDIDSEGKNVLIFIDNAADAWEAISDLTSSENIQVIAAERDYIYDSVAHRFPRSKFKTLDVTGLCLMDVQSVKNKIPTGLKRRSEPMESLIDGVDTPPTFFEVIDNSIADHTLAQRFIDSLRTLKLESPIKYDLLILTCYLYSCRIPTSLDVAIAYTREHGLVYQDIYNILESMSSFLSKYEGALSNSEQAYYVPRSRSIAESVINKVPSFDLRRLLLTFHNEVSPTKINRYDIFRRGGYDSGLVSRAFPNWEEGLDFYEMAKLRDDTPALRQQGAIYLSHKKQYNLAFSWIDEALAKVGRRNASVKNTYAVILFKANKDKELDSEVVHTLNESMRILASCYTSDIRKAYHAKVFANHAINFAERLSKEPESYTYLDQASTWLDKELMSRPGDRAMNRLLREIRQMKRTLDRTV; encoded by the coding sequence ATGGAAATTCAAAGCGAAGCAATTTTTAAGCACTGTCTAATTAACGGAATTAACCTTTTCTTAGGCTCTGGGTTTTCTGTTCTAGCTAGCGGAACATTTATAGATACAGCTAGAACTATGCCTGTTGGTGATGGATTAAAAAAAGAACTGTTGCAATATTTTGAAAGAGATAAAAATTCAAAGCTATCATTGCCCCAGCTTTGCTCGGTATTAGATTCGGTTAGTAAAGATAAGCTAGTTGGATTCTTAAAACGACGATTTTCTGTAGTTGATTATAATGAAGAATATAATGCCTTACTGCGTGTTAATGTTAAATCTATATTTACTACCAATATAGACGATTTGGTTTATAAGATCTATGGGAATAGTTTGGATCATTACCTGAATGATATTTCGGTTCGCGGCCCATCTATCGGAGATGGTAGTTCTATTGACTATATTCCATTGCATGGCTCTGTCAAATACAATAATGATGATTTTGATTTTTCACCGCTTGAGCTAGCTACTAGCTTCGAAAGAGACAAAGATAAGTGGTATGGTTATATAGATAGAATAAAGAAAGTTCCTACACTCTATTGGGGCTATAGTGTATCTGATGCGGGCGTTCTTCAATCCCTAGCAAAAGATACAACTGGTGGTCAAGATAGAGCTTTGTCGTGGATTGTACTGAGAGAAGATGATGAAGAGTCAAGAGAATATTATAGTTCGCTAGGGTTTCAGATTATTGTTGGCGAAACTGATAAACTTCTAAAATATTTTAAGCAGATTAAGAAGCCTAGAAATAAGAGTAAATCTCCGATGCTGGCGGCTTCCTCTTTTAAAGAATATTGTATTCCTGATAAAGCCCAGCTTCCTGTCCGTACTTTAGATGAGTTTTACTTAGGTGCGGAGCCTGTTTGGTATGATGTTATGTATGGTTTTTTACATAAGAATGAATATTACCATAAGATTAAAAACGACTTGGCTGCCGGAAATAACATAATCATAACTGGCGGCTCTCTGGCGGGTAAAACTACTTTGCTTAAGCTCTTGTCTATCGATACATTTGATTTCGGCTGGCCATTTTTTATTGAAGAAATAACCCCTGAAAAAGCACGATTATTGAAGAGAGATATTGATAGTGAAGGTAAGAATGTACTGATTTTTATTGATAATGCAGCAGATGCATGGGAGGCTATTAGTGATTTAACCAGCAGTGAAAATATTCAGGTTATTGCGGCTGAAAGAGATTATATTTATGATAGTGTTGCACATAGGTTCCCCCGTAGTAAGTTTAAGACTCTAGATGTTACGGGGTTGTGCTTAATGGATGTACAGTCTGTTAAAAATAAAATACCTACAGGCTTAAAAAGAAGAAGTGAACCGATGGAAAGCCTGATTGATGGTGTGGATACACCACCTACATTTTTTGAGGTAATTGATAACTCAATTGCTGATCATACTTTAGCACAAAGATTTATAGACTCTTTGCGGACTCTAAAGTTAGAGTCTCCTATAAAATATGATCTCCTGATTTTGACTTGCTATCTTTATTCATGCAGAATCCCTACTTCCTTGGATGTGGCTATAGCTTATACGCGAGAACATGGTTTAGTTTATCAAGATATATATAATATTTTAGAGTCTATGAGTAGTTTCCTTTCTAAATATGAAGGTGCTCTATCTAATTCTGAGCAAGCATATTATGTGCCGAGGTCTCGCTCGATAGCTGAGTCTGTAATTAACAAGGTTCCCTCTTTTGATCTTAGAAGGCTACTGTTAACTTTCCACAACGAAGTGTCGCCAACAAAGATTAATAGGTATGATATATTTAGACGTGGTGGTTATGATTCAGGCTTGGTAAGCCGTGCCTTCCCAAACTGGGAGGAGGGTCTAGATTTTTATGAAATGGCTAAGCTTAGAGATGATACTCCTGCATTGAGACAACAAGGTGCAATTTACCTATCACATAAAAAACAATATAATCTAGCTTTCAGTTGGATCGATGAAGCATTAGCTAAGGTTGGGAGGCGTAATGCTTCAGTTAAAAATACATATGCAGTTATTCTTTTTAAAGCTAATAAAGATAAAGAGCTAGATAGTGAGGTTGTCCATACTTTGAATGAAAGTATGAGAATATTGGCTTCTTGTTATACTAGTGACATCAGGAAAGCGTATCATGCGAAAGTATTTGCAAATCATGCTATTAATTTTGCTGAGCGTTTATCTAAGGAGCCTGAAAGCTATACGTATCTAGATCAAGCAAGTACATGGCTAGATAAGGAGTTAATGTCGAGACCAGGAGATAGGGCTATGAATAGATTGCTAAGAGAGATAAGACAAATGAAGCGAACGCTAGACAGAACTGTATGA
- a CDS encoding pseudouridine synthase has protein sequence MSISARPSKLSLPQINPGVATVLEYLLQKFPAIDEATWRERMATGKVHREDGALITPQTPYQPHLRVFYYREVAREPSIPFAERILHQDEHILVAYKPHFLPVTPGGLYVNECLQQRLRKRTGIEALQAVHRLDRVTAGLVLCSVNPDTRPLYHQLFKSRNIHKTYQAIAEIHSDESLVGQQWEVKNRLEQSEQRFRIHITDGAANSHSVIRCVEQTDHQALFELHPVTGRTHQLRVHMQTLGWPILNDRYYPELQPLSPDDYARPLQLLSKGFEFIDPVTGEERRFEYDGDLTLA, from the coding sequence ATGTCCATTTCCGCCCGCCCCTCCAAGCTGAGCCTGCCGCAGATCAACCCCGGCGTGGCGACGGTACTGGAATATCTGCTGCAGAAGTTTCCGGCCATCGATGAGGCCACCTGGCGCGAGCGCATGGCCACCGGCAAGGTGCATCGCGAGGATGGCGCATTGATCACCCCGCAGACGCCCTACCAGCCACATCTGCGCGTCTTCTATTACCGTGAGGTGGCGCGCGAGCCGAGCATCCCCTTCGCGGAGCGGATTCTCCATCAGGATGAGCACATCCTGGTGGCCTACAAGCCGCATTTTCTGCCGGTGACGCCCGGTGGCCTGTACGTGAACGAGTGCCTGCAGCAGCGACTTCGCAAGCGCACCGGGATAGAGGCGCTGCAGGCGGTGCATCGGCTGGATAGAGTCACGGCGGGGCTGGTGCTGTGCTCCGTCAATCCCGACACGCGCCCCCTCTACCATCAACTGTTCAAGTCGCGAAATATCCACAAGACCTATCAGGCCATCGCCGAAATACACAGCGATGAATCCCTGGTGGGCCAGCAGTGGGAGGTGAAGAATCGTCTCGAACAGAGCGAGCAACGCTTTCGCATTCATATCACCGACGGCGCGGCCAACAGCCACTCGGTGATTCGCTGCGTGGAGCAGACAGACCACCAGGCATTGTTCGAGCTGCACCCTGTCACCGGCAGAACCCACCAGCTACGCGTGCATATGCAGACGCTGGGCTGGCCGATCCTGAATGACCGCTACTACCCCGAGCTGCAACCGCTCTCGCCGGATGATTACGCGCGCCCCTTGCAGCTGCTCTCCAAGGGGTTCGAGTTCATTGATCCCGTCACCGGCGAGGAAAGACGCTTCGAATACGACGGTGACCTGACACTGGCGTGA
- the guaB gene encoding IMP dehydrogenase → MLRIAQEALTFDDVLLVPGYSEVLPKDVSLRSRLTRDISVNIPLISSAMDTVTEARLAIAMAQEGGVGIIHKSMSIAQQAAEVRKVKKHESVIVRDPVTVSPKAKIQDLLAMSEEHGYSGFPVVEGEYLVGIVTGRDMRFQPDFSDTVAGIMTGREKLVTVLEGTPLEQIKAKLQESRIEKMPIVDDEFRLRGLVTVRDIEKVKTYPNAAKDSNGSLLVGAAVGTGPETPDRVAALAEAGVDVIVVDTAHGHSKGVIDRVAWVKEHHPKIQVIGGNIATAEAAIALAEAGADGVKVGIGPGSICTTRIVAGVGVPQMSAVANVAAAMAKYDVPVIADGGIRFSGDIAKAIAAGASIVMIGGLLAGTEEAPGEVELFQGRTYKAYRGMGSMGAMSQTQGSSDRYFQDKNAGVEKLVPEGIEGRVPYKGMMSAIVHQLMGGLRASMGYTGSQTIEEMRTKPQFVQITGAGFAESHVHDVQITKEAPNYRRD, encoded by the coding sequence ATGCTACGTATAGCGCAAGAAGCTCTGACGTTTGATGACGTTCTTCTCGTCCCCGGCTACTCCGAGGTCCTCCCCAAGGACGTCAGCCTGAGATCACGTCTCACACGCGACATCAGCGTCAATATCCCGCTCATCTCCTCTGCGATGGATACCGTCACCGAAGCTCGCCTGGCCATCGCCATGGCGCAGGAAGGCGGTGTCGGCATCATCCACAAGAGCATGAGCATCGCCCAGCAGGCCGCGGAAGTCCGCAAGGTCAAGAAGCACGAGAGCGTCATCGTGCGTGACCCGGTCACTGTCAGCCCGAAGGCCAAGATCCAGGATCTGCTGGCGATGTCCGAGGAGCATGGCTACTCCGGCTTCCCGGTGGTCGAGGGTGAATACCTGGTCGGCATCGTCACCGGTCGCGACATGCGTTTCCAGCCTGACTTCAGCGATACCGTCGCCGGCATCATGACCGGCCGCGAGAAGCTGGTCACCGTGCTGGAAGGCACGCCGCTCGAGCAGATCAAGGCCAAGCTGCAGGAAAGCCGCATCGAGAAGATGCCGATCGTCGATGACGAATTCCGCCTGCGCGGTCTCGTCACCGTGCGCGACATCGAGAAGGTCAAGACCTACCCGAACGCCGCGAAGGACAGCAACGGCAGCCTGCTGGTCGGCGCCGCCGTCGGCACCGGCCCGGAAACCCCGGACCGCGTCGCGGCGCTCGCCGAAGCCGGCGTTGACGTCATCGTTGTCGACACCGCTCACGGTCACTCCAAGGGCGTGATCGACCGCGTCGCCTGGGTGAAGGAGCATCATCCGAAGATTCAGGTCATCGGTGGCAACATCGCGACCGCCGAAGCCGCCATCGCCCTGGCAGAAGCCGGCGCGGACGGCGTCAAGGTCGGCATCGGCCCGGGTTCCATCTGCACCACGCGCATCGTCGCCGGTGTCGGTGTGCCGCAGATGAGCGCCGTCGCCAACGTCGCGGCCGCCATGGCCAAGTACGACGTGCCGGTCATCGCCGATGGCGGTATCCGCTTCTCCGGTGACATCGCCAAGGCCATCGCCGCAGGCGCCAGCATCGTCATGATCGGCGGCCTGCTCGCCGGTACCGAGGAAGCGCCGGGTGAAGTCGAGCTGTTCCAGGGCCGTACCTACAAGGCGTATCGCGGCATGGGTTCCATGGGCGCCATGTCCCAGACCCAGGGTTCCAGCGACCGTTACTTCCAGGACAAGAATGCCGGCGTCGAGAAGCTGGTACCGGAAGGCATCGAAGGCCGCGTGCCCTACAAGGGCATGATGAGCGCCATCGTGCACCAGCTGATGGGCGGCCTGCGTGCCTCCATGGGCTACACCGGCAGCCAGACCATCGAAGAGATGCGCACCAAGCCGCAATTCGTGCAGATCACCGGTGCCGGCTTCGCCGAATCCCACGTCCACGACGTGCAGATCACCAAGGAAGCGCCCAACTATCGGCGCGACTGA
- the guaA gene encoding glutamine-hydrolyzing GMP synthase: MQDIHSHKILILDFGSQYTQLIARRVRELGVFSEVRAFDITEEEIREYNPNGIILAGGPESVTELDSPRAPECVFEMGLPVFGICYGMQTMAEQLGGKVEGSNVREFGYAQIRVDGESALFKDIKDHLDDEGRPLLDVWMSHGDKVAKVPETFTVTASTPSCPIAAMAWEEKQFYGVQFHPEVTHTLQGQRILEHFVIEICQSERLWTPAKIIEDLTDRVRAQVGDRKVLLGLSGGVDSSVVAALLHKAIGDQLTCVFVDNGLLRKKEGDQVMETFSRHMGVKVIRVDAEDLFLGKLAGVSDPEAKRKAIGNTFIEVFDAEAAKLKDVDFLAQGTIYPDVIESAASKTGKSHVIKSHHNVGGLPDDMKMELVEPLRELFKDEVRKVGLELGLPYDMVYRHPFPGPGLGVRILGEVKKEYADILREADAIFIEELHNFGWYHKTSQAFAVFLPVKSVGVVGDGRRYEWVIAIRAVETVDFMTARWAHLPYELLEKVSNRIINELEHVSRVTYDVSSKPPATIEWE; this comes from the coding sequence ATGCAAGACATCCATTCCCACAAGATCCTGATCCTCGATTTCGGTTCCCAGTACACACAGCTGATCGCGCGTCGCGTGCGTGAGCTGGGCGTGTTCTCCGAGGTGCGTGCCTTCGACATCACCGAAGAAGAGATCCGCGAGTACAACCCCAACGGCATCATCCTGGCCGGTGGCCCGGAATCCGTCACCGAGCTGGACTCGCCGCGTGCGCCCGAGTGCGTGTTCGAGATGGGTCTGCCGGTGTTCGGCATCTGCTACGGCATGCAGACCATGGCCGAGCAGCTCGGCGGCAAGGTCGAAGGCTCCAACGTGCGCGAATTCGGCTATGCCCAGATTCGTGTCGATGGTGAGTCCGCGCTGTTCAAGGACATCAAGGACCACCTGGACGACGAAGGCCGCCCGCTGCTCGACGTCTGGATGAGCCACGGTGACAAGGTCGCGAAGGTCCCGGAGACCTTCACCGTCACCGCCTCCACCCCGAGCTGCCCGATCGCCGCCATGGCGTGGGAAGAGAAGCAGTTCTACGGCGTGCAGTTCCACCCGGAAGTCACCCACACCCTGCAGGGCCAGCGCATCCTCGAGCACTTCGTGATCGAGATCTGCCAGTCCGAGCGTCTGTGGACCCCGGCCAAGATCATCGAAGACCTCACCGATCGCGTTCGCGCTCAGGTCGGTGACCGCAAGGTGCTGCTCGGCCTGTCCGGCGGCGTCGACTCCTCCGTGGTCGCGGCGCTGCTGCACAAGGCCATCGGCGACCAGCTGACCTGCGTCTTCGTCGACAACGGCCTGCTGCGCAAGAAGGAAGGCGACCAGGTCATGGAAACCTTCTCTCGCCACATGGGCGTCAAGGTCATCCGTGTTGATGCCGAAGACCTCTTCCTCGGCAAGCTGGCTGGCGTCAGCGATCCGGAAGCCAAGCGCAAGGCCATCGGCAACACCTTCATCGAAGTGTTCGATGCCGAAGCCGCCAAGCTCAAGGACGTCGACTTCCTCGCCCAGGGCACCATCTACCCGGACGTGATCGAATCCGCTGCCAGCAAGACCGGCAAGTCCCACGTCATCAAGTCCCACCACAATGTCGGCGGCCTGCCGGACGACATGAAGATGGAACTGGTCGAGCCGCTGCGCGAACTGTTCAAGGACGAAGTCCGCAAGGTCGGCCTCGAACTCGGCCTGCCCTACGACATGGTCTACCGTCACCCCTTCCCGGGGCCGGGTCTGGGCGTGCGTATCCTCGGTGAAGTGAAGAAGGAATACGCGGACATCCTGCGTGAAGCCGACGCCATCTTCATCGAAGAACTGCACAACTTCGGCTGGTACCACAAGACCAGCCAGGCGTTCGCCGTCTTCCTGCCGGTCAAGTCCGTCGGCGTCGTCGGCGATGGCCGTCGTTACGAGTGGGTCATCGCCATTCGTGCCGTCGAGACCGTCGACTTCATGACGGCCCGCTGGGCGCACCTGCCGTATGAGCTGCTGGAGAAGGTCTCCAATCGCATCATCAACGAGCTGGAGCACGTCTCGCGCGTCACCTATGACGTCAGCAGCAAGCCGCCGGCCACCATCGAGTGGGAATGA